One Halobaculum sp. CBA1158 DNA segment encodes these proteins:
- the secY gene encoding preprotein translocase subunit SecY, whose translation MGWKETAEPVLTRMPTVERPEGHVPFKRKLAWTAGILVMYFFLTNITIFGLATDGAGGDFYGRFRSILAGSQGSILQLGIGPIVTASIVLQLLGGADLLGLDTDDPRDQVLYQGLQKLLVVVMICLTGLPMVFAGNYLPIDPQLTAQLGIGEGGMRTLLFAQIFVGGVLILLMDEVISKWGVGSGIGLFIIAGVSQQLVAGLFAIPALGTGVTGFFPAWYGIITGSVQLDPFIQSLLFDPGNILALFTTVLIFAVVVYTESVRVEIPLSHARVKGARGRFPVKLIYASVLPMILVRALQANIQFLGQILNNYVSLPAIVGVYSQGQPVSGLFYYLAPIQSRQDWMWFSGAFTVAAEPWQIVLRVLVDLTFMIIGGAIFAVFWVETTGMGPESTAQQIQNSGMQIPGFRKNPQVIEKVMERYIPQVTVIGGALVGLLAVLANMLGTLGGVSGTGLLLTVSITYKLYEEIAEEQLMEMHPMMRQMFGDD comes from the coding sequence ATGGGTTGGAAAGAGACCGCGGAGCCCGTACTCACGCGGATGCCCACGGTCGAGCGACCGGAGGGGCACGTCCCCTTCAAGCGGAAGCTCGCCTGGACGGCCGGCATCCTCGTGATGTACTTCTTCCTCACGAACATCACGATATTCGGCCTCGCGACCGACGGAGCCGGCGGCGACTTCTACGGCCGGTTCCGGTCGATCCTCGCCGGGTCACAGGGGTCGATCCTACAGCTCGGCATCGGTCCGATCGTCACGGCGTCGATCGTCCTCCAACTGCTCGGCGGCGCGGACCTGCTCGGCTTGGACACGGACGACCCCCGCGACCAGGTGCTGTACCAGGGCCTCCAGAAGCTGCTGGTGGTCGTGATGATCTGTCTGACCGGCCTGCCGATGGTGTTCGCGGGCAACTACCTCCCGATCGACCCGCAGCTCACCGCGCAACTGGGGATCGGCGAGGGCGGCATGCGGACGCTGCTGTTCGCGCAGATCTTCGTCGGCGGCGTCCTCATCCTGCTGATGGACGAGGTCATCTCCAAGTGGGGCGTCGGCTCCGGGATCGGCCTGTTCATCATCGCGGGCGTGAGCCAGCAGCTCGTCGCCGGGCTGTTCGCCATCCCCGCGCTCGGCACGGGCGTCACCGGCTTCTTCCCCGCGTGGTACGGCATCATCACCGGCAGCGTCCAGCTTGACCCGTTCATCCAGTCGCTGCTGTTCGATCCGGGGAACATCCTCGCGTTATTCACGACCGTCCTGATCTTCGCGGTCGTCGTCTACACCGAGTCGGTCCGCGTTGAGATCCCGCTGAGTCACGCGCGGGTGAAGGGCGCTCGCGGCCGCTTCCCCGTGAAGCTCATCTACGCGTCCGTCCTGCCGATGATCCTCGTTCGCGCGCTGCAGGCGAACATCCAGTTCCTCGGGCAGATCCTCAACAACTACGTGAGCCTCCCCGCGATCGTCGGCGTCTACTCGCAGGGCCAGCCCGTGAGCGGGCTGTTCTACTACCTCGCGCCGATCCAGTCGCGTCAGGACTGGATGTGGTTCTCGGGGGCGTTCACCGTCGCCGCCGAGCCCTGGCAGATCGTCCTCCGCGTTCTGGTCGACCTCACGTTCATGATCATCGGCGGCGCGATCTTCGCGGTGTTCTGGGTGGAGACGACCGGCATGGGGCCGGAGTCGACCGCTCAGCAGATACAAAACTCCGGGATGCAGATCCCCGGCTTCCGGAAGAACCCGCAGGTCATCGAGAAGGTAATGGAGCGGTACATCCCGCAAGTGACCGTCATCGGTGGCGCGCTCGTCGGCCTGCTTGCGGTGCTTGCGAACATGCTGGGGACGCTCGGGGGCGTGTCGGGCACGGGGCTGCTGCTGACGGTGTCTATTACCTACAAGCTGTACGAGGAGATCGCAGAAGAGCAGCTGATGGAGATGCATCCGATGATGCGGCAGATGTTCGGTGACGATTAA
- a CDS encoding uL15 family ribosomal protein encodes MTNKNRRQRGSRTHGGGSHKNRRGAGHRGGRGNAGRKKHERQLYGPLGKYGFKRPQGVQDEVVEVSVQKLDEDAALLAADGVAEEEGDGYALDARDVAEDGHEVDVVKVLGGGQVRGELHVVADAFTAEARRLIEAAGGSTELTDRAEQAQEDAEASEEQSDADSDE; translated from the coding sequence ATGACCAACAAGAATCGACGCCAGCGCGGCTCGCGCACGCACGGCGGCGGCTCCCACAAAAACCGGCGCGGTGCCGGTCACCGGGGCGGCCGCGGCAACGCGGGTCGCAAGAAGCACGAACGGCAGCTGTACGGTCCGCTCGGCAAATACGGCTTCAAGCGCCCGCAGGGCGTACAGGACGAGGTCGTCGAGGTCTCCGTCCAGAAGCTCGACGAGGACGCGGCGCTGTTGGCGGCCGACGGGGTCGCCGAGGAAGAGGGCGACGGCTACGCCCTCGACGCCCGCGACGTGGCCGAGGACGGCCACGAGGTCGACGTGGTGAAGGTGCTCGGCGGCGGGCAGGTCCGCGGGGAACTGCACGTCGTCGCCGACGCGTTCACCGCCGAGGCGCGCCGCCTCATCGAAGCGGCCGGCGGCTCCACGGAGCTGACCGACCGCGCCGAGCAGGCGCAGGAGGACGCCGAGGCCTCCGAGGAGCAGTCCGACGCCGACAGCGACGAGTAA
- the rpmD gene encoding 50S ribosomal protein L30 — protein sequence MQAVVQLRGEIDMSAAQRDTLQMLNIHAINHCALVPEEDTYRGMIAKVNDYVAFGEPDVETVAMLIERRGEPLEGNADIDDDWVADTTDYDGVESLAAALVEEETTLREQGLSPVLRLHAPRGGHDGIKHAVKNGGALGRHDDIDTLLEAMR from the coding sequence ATGCAGGCGGTCGTCCAACTGCGCGGCGAGATCGACATGTCCGCCGCCCAGCGCGACACCCTGCAGATGCTCAATATCCACGCGATCAACCACTGCGCGCTGGTGCCCGAGGAGGACACCTACCGCGGGATGATCGCGAAGGTGAACGACTACGTGGCGTTCGGCGAACCCGACGTCGAGACGGTCGCGATGCTCATCGAGCGGCGCGGCGAGCCCCTCGAGGGCAACGCCGACATCGACGACGACTGGGTCGCCGACACCACCGACTACGACGGCGTTGAGTCGCTCGCGGCGGCGCTGGTCGAGGAGGAGACGACCCTGCGCGAGCAGGGACTGTCGCCCGTCCTCCGGCTGCACGCCCCGCGCGGCGGTCACGACGGCATCAAGCACGCCGTGAAGAACGGCGGCGCACTCGGTCGTCACGACGACATCGACACGCTCCTGGAGGCGATGCGATAA
- a CDS encoding 30S ribosomal protein S5 — protein sequence MSRNGGWEPRTRLGRKVQEGDITSMEQALNSGLPLKEPELVDQLIPDMEDEVLDINMVQRMTDSGRRVKFRCVVAIGNRDGYLGYAEGRDDQVGGAIQKAIEVAKLNMIKVDRGSGSWEDSAGGVNSLTRTATGKAGSVEVEIKPAPQGLGLAAAPTVRNILELAGIQDAWTSSTGNTRTTVNLAKATFNALKNASQARTPDRARRVQREAEGGN from the coding sequence ATGAGTAGAAACGGCGGATGGGAGCCGCGCACGCGGCTCGGCCGGAAGGTACAGGAGGGCGACATCACCTCGATGGAGCAGGCGCTCAACTCGGGGCTCCCGCTGAAGGAGCCGGAGCTGGTCGACCAGCTCATCCCCGACATGGAAGACGAGGTGCTGGACATCAACATGGTCCAGCGCATGACCGACTCGGGTCGCCGGGTGAAGTTCCGGTGCGTCGTCGCCATCGGCAACCGCGACGGCTACCTCGGCTACGCCGAGGGGCGCGACGACCAGGTCGGCGGCGCGATCCAGAAGGCCATCGAGGTCGCCAAGCTGAACATGATCAAAGTCGACCGCGGCTCGGGGTCGTGGGAGGACTCCGCCGGCGGAGTCAACTCCCTCACCCGGACGGCCACCGGCAAGGCCGGCTCCGTCGAAGTCGAGATCAAGCCCGCCCCCCAGGGGCTGGGCCTGGCGGCCGCGCCGACCGTCCGCAACATCCTCGAACTCGCGGGCATCCAGGACGCCTGGACGTCCTCGACCGGGAACACGCGGACGACAGTCAACCTCGCGAAGGCGACGTTCAACGCCCTGAAGAACGCCTCGCAGGCGCGCACGCCCGATCGGGCGCGACGCGTCCAGCGCGAAGCCGAGGGTGGTAACTGA
- a CDS encoding 50S ribosomal protein L18, whose translation MATGPRYKVPMRRRREVRTDYHQRLRLLKSGKPRLVARVSNKHVRAQLITPGPNGDETHAAASSEDLAEYGWEAPTGNLPSAYLTGYLAGLRAVEAGLEEAVLDIGLHTATPGNKAFAVQEGAIDAGLEIPHNDSVLADWSRNRGEHIAEYAEQLEEPLYSGEFDAADLPDHFDELRATLTEEFDNE comes from the coding sequence GGTTCGGACGGACTACCACCAGAGGTTGCGCCTGCTGAAATCCGGCAAGCCGCGCCTCGTGGCGCGCGTGTCGAACAAGCACGTCAGGGCGCAGCTGATCACCCCCGGACCGAACGGCGACGAGACACATGCGGCCGCATCCAGCGAGGATCTCGCGGAGTACGGCTGGGAGGCCCCCACGGGCAATCTCCCCAGCGCGTACCTGACGGGCTACCTCGCGGGACTGCGGGCGGTCGAGGCGGGCCTCGAAGAGGCCGTCCTCGACATCGGCCTGCACACAGCGACGCCCGGCAACAAGGCGTTCGCTGTGCAGGAAGGAGCGATCGACGCCGGGCTCGAGATCCCCCACAACGACAGCGTCCTCGCGGACTGGTCGCGCAACCGCGGCGAGCACATCGCCGAGTACGCCGAGCAGCTCGAGGAGCCGCTGTACAGCGGGGAGTTCGACGCGGCGGACCTGCCCGACCACTTCGACGAGCTTCGGGCGACCCTGACGGAGGAATTCGACAATGAGTAG